TTGCAGAACCTTTAGCCCCGTAAGGGGATTGCAACCCTTCCCGCAACTCCACCCACTCCTTGGCGGACTCGTGTTGCAGAACCTTTAGCCCCGTAAGGGGATTGCGACATCACTATCTGGGCCAGGATGTGGGAGACGTTGGGGAGAGTTGCAGAACCTTTAGCCCCGTAAGGGGATTGCGACTCGAAGTGGTCCCCCCGGCCCTTGCTCACCGTCACCAGTTGCAGAACCTTTAGCCCCGTAAGGGGATTGCAACCTGAGGTCAAGCGGGGCCAGAGGAGATTCGGGGCCAGATGTTGCAGAACCTTTAGCCCCGTAAGGGGATAGATACACGCGAACACTGACGCTTGCATCCCAGGAGTCAGGGCCTTGGGGTAAAATGCCCCTATGCCCAAGCGGCTCTACGCGGTGGCCTACGACGTGGCCGACGACACCCGGAGGGTTAAGCTGGCGAACCTCCTGAAGAGCTATGGGGAAAGGGTCCAGCTTTCCGTGTTTGAGTGCTACCTGGACGAGGAGCTCCTTCAGGACCTGAAGGCCCGGGCTCGGCGGGTGCTGGACCTGGGCCAAGACGCCCTCCGCCTCTACCCGGTGCGTGGGGAGGTGGAGGTGCTGGGCGGGGGGCCTCTTGGGGCCCAAGACCCCTCCTTCGTGGTGGTCTAGAATGGACCCATGCGGGTCCTCATCCTCACCGTGGGGTTTACAAAGGAGCCCCTCGAGGTCTCCATCGCCGAGCACGCCCCCGAGGGCGTGGTCTTCCTGGCCAGCCAGCAGAGCCAGACCACCGTGGCCGAGGTGCTGAAGACCTGGGAAGGGAGCTTCCGCCACCACACCCTCCTTCTGGAGGATGCGGAAAGCCTCATGGAGGCTTACCAGGCTGCCACCAGGGCCCTTAAAAAGGCCCTGGAGTGGGAGGCCACCGCCCTCATCGCCGACCTCACCGGGGCCACCAAGCCCATGGCGGCGGGGCTTGTCCTGGCCCTCACGGGGAGGGGGGTTACCTTCAGCTACGTGGGCGGGGAAAAGCGGGACCCCACCACGGGCCGGGTCCTTTCGGGAGCGGAGCGGCTTAGGCTCCTGGAGGACCCTACCGCCCGGCTGGGCCTAAGGGAGTGGCAGGCCTTCACCCGGGCCTGGAACGCCCTCAACCTGGGGGTGGCCCTGGGGGAGCTGGAGGCTCTCCTAGGGAAGGAGCTTTCCCCCTCGGAAAGGCGCTTTTACGAGGCCATGAAGGGCGTGGTGGAGGGGCTTTTGGAGTGGGACCGCTTCCGCCACCGGGAGGCCTGGGAAAGGCTCTCGCCAAGCCTGCCCGTGGCCCTGGCGGTGGCGGAGGCCTGGGGGCACGGGGCCAAGGCGCGGGTGCTGAAAGGGCTGGAGGAGGCCCTTCCCACCCTGAAGGCCTTAGCGGGATCGGGGGGCAGGCCCACCTTTCCCCTCCTCCAGGACCTCCTGGCCAACGCGGAGCGCCGGGCGGAGGTGGGCCGCTACGACGACGCCCTGGCCCGCCTCTACCGGGCCATAGAGCTGGCCGTGGAGGCGGACGTCCAGGAGCGCCTGGGCTTCCTCCTCAAGGACCCCAGGACCTGGCCCCAGGGCTTCCCCGAGACCTTGAGGGAGCGCATCCTGAAGCCCAGGGGCCTCATGGACCTCCTGGAGGCGGCCTTTGAACTGGACCTGGCCTTTGGGGCCGCGGGGACCCTGGCCCAGAGGCT
The genomic region above belongs to Thermus sediminis and contains:
- the cas2 gene encoding CRISPR-associated endonuclease Cas2, producing MPKRLYAVAYDVADDTRRVKLANLLKSYGERVQLSVFECYLDEELLQDLKARARRVLDLGQDALRLYPVRGEVEVLGGGPLGAQDPSFVVV
- a CDS encoding TIGR02710 family CRISPR-associated CARF protein — encoded protein: MRVLILTVGFTKEPLEVSIAEHAPEGVVFLASQQSQTTVAEVLKTWEGSFRHHTLLLEDAESLMEAYQAATRALKKALEWEATALIADLTGATKPMAAGLVLALTGRGVTFSYVGGEKRDPTTGRVLSGAERLRLLEDPTARLGLREWQAFTRAWNALNLGVALGELEALLGKELSPSERRFYEAMKGVVEGLLEWDRFRHREAWERLSPSLPVALAVAEAWGHGAKARVLKGLEEALPTLKALAGSGGRPTFPLLQDLLANAERRAEVGRYDDALARLYRAIELAVEADVQERLGFLLKDPRTWPQGFPETLRERILKPRGLMDLLEAAFELDLAFGAAGTLAQRLFGQKNRLQALLQKRHESILAHGTRPVEKGEYEALRDFLQGMDERLRPLPPWPKF